One genomic window of Microtus ochrogaster isolate Prairie Vole_2 chromosome 14 unlocalized genomic scaffold, MicOch1.0 chr14_random_2, whole genome shotgun sequence includes the following:
- the Smco3 gene encoding single-pass membrane and coiled-coil domain-containing protein 3, whose protein sequence is MAQSDFLYPENPRRRQEVNRLHQQLLDCLSDSFQVTNKLAGVLNTHLGCKLAFIEMKRDGTIKENCDIIIQAMTKIQKELQKVDEALKEKLEPTLYRKLQDIKERETEKIAIVQKVISVILGEATSAASAVAVKLVGSNVTTGIINKLVTVLAHIGTSLLGSIGIAVLSLGIDMIIQAILGAVEKTQLQAAIRSYEKHLVEFKAASERYHHSITEVSSAVKRQIR, encoded by the coding sequence ATGGCTCAGAGTGACTTCCTCTACCCAGAAAACCCAAGGAGGCGGCAGGAAGTGAACCGTCTTCACCAGCAGCTCCTGGACTGCCTGTCTGACAGCTTTCAGGTCACCAACAAGCTGGCAGGGGTCCTGAACACCCACTTGGGCTGTAAGTTGGCCTTCATCGAAATGAAAAGAGATGGGACCATCAAAGAAAACTGTGACATCATTATCCAAGCCATGACAAAAATCCAGAAGGAACTGCAAAAGGTTGATGAGGCACTGAAAGAGAAACTGGAGCCAACGCTTTATAGGAAACTTCAGGACATcaaggaaagggagacagagaagatagCGATTGTGCAAAAGGTCATTTCTGTCATCCTGGGCGAAGCTACATCTGCAGCCAGTGCAGTGGCTGTTAAACTCGTGGGCTCAAATGTCACAACTGGCATAATTAACAAGCTGGTCACTGTGCTAGCTCACATTGGGACTTCTCTCCTTGGTAGCATTGGAATTGCTGTGCTCAGTCTTGGCATAGATATGATCATCCAAGCCATCTTGGGAGCAGTGGAGAAGACACAGCTTCAAGCAGCCATCAGAAGTTACGAGAAGCATCTGGTGGAGTTCAAGGCCGCCTCAGAGAGGTACCATCACTCCATCACTGAGGTCAGCAGTGCCGTGAAGCGCCAGATAAGATGA